From Pleuronectes platessa chromosome 17, fPlePla1.1, whole genome shotgun sequence, one genomic window encodes:
- the gpcpd1 gene encoding glycerophosphocholine phosphodiesterase GPCPD1 isoform X2: METTQLTLVVRGETSPGELFAVVGSCEALGCWSCEKAVILHPDSNDGNAWTTTVTVPQGVVTNYRYFKGFFLESKIADGPCQVIVNVWETHHHPRTMRPTASHQLIDGGQFGTINGVNCVDAGWLTCQTEIRLRLHHSKQPPVSITKKKFKKSRFRIKLALEGFEEDGEDEDEDEDTSSAASWNKMTTTLEISMISANGYRSRHSQPECGYALEPSQWTEYSIHTMDPDNLELTFEFFEEDMSHVVQGDDHPGHMGTACLLSSTLWESGKDRGVVTLPIMGRNSRQTIGKVRVDYLVIQPIQGLQCDMSSSFTRYWKKRSALKVGHRGAGSTHAAKHHKVRENTIASFTSAFQHGAAYVEFDVHLSKDAVPIVYHDLTCCISTKKKNDKTSLELVEVPVKDLTYDQLQLLKLAHVTAMKANDHKDLLDDEEEIDDHQPFPSLSQIFQAVPERVGFNIELKWICQLKDGSWDGNLSSYFNMNTFLDVILSCVLQRGGNRRVVFSCFDPDICTMVRHKQNKYPILFLTQGISDRYPELMDIRCQTTQIAISFAQSENILGISAHSEELLKNLTHIRDAQSKGLVLFSWGDDNNDHETRIKLREQGIDGLIYDSICEEQGEQPNIFQVEEQHSLQEVITEETMQSSSCSCYSIPCSSAPCIASKTHNGSTESDSGHSSI; encoded by the exons ATGGAGACCACTCAGCTGACTCTAGTTGTCAGAGGAGAAACATCCCCAG GTGAGTTGTTCGCTGTTGTCGGAAGCTGTGAGGCCCTGGGATGCTGGAGCTGTGAAAAAGCTGTCATCTTACATCCTGACAGTAATGACGG AAATGCATGGACCACAACGGTCACTGTACCTCAAGGAGTTGTTACCAACTACCGGTATTTCAAGGGCTTCTTCTTGGAGTCTAAG ATCGCAGATGGTCCCTGTCAAGTGATAGTCAATGTGTGGGAGACGCATCACCATCCCCGCACCATGAGACCCACAg CATCACACCAGCTTATTGATGGCGGTCAATTTGGAACTATCA ATGGGGTCAATTGTGTCGATGCTGGGTGGCTTACGTGCCAGACAGAGATTCGCCTGCGTCTGCACCATTCCAAGCAACCTCCGGTGTCCATCACCAAGAAGAAATTCAAGAAGTCTCGCTTCAG GATCAAACTAGCATTGGAGGGCTTTGAGGAGGATggggaagatgaagatgaagacgaaGATACGTCCAGTGCTGCTTCTTGGAACAAGATGACCACCACTCTGGAGATCAGTATGATCAGTGCCAATGGCTACAGGTCACGTCACTCGCAGCCTGAGTGTGGCTATGCCCTGGAGCCGTCCCAGTGGACCGAGTACAGTATCCACACCATGGACCCAGACAACCTAGAGCTCACCTTTGAGTTCTTTGAG GAGGATATGAGTCATGTTGTACAAGGGGATGATCATCCGGGACATATGGGCACagcctgcctcctctcctccactctctgGGAGAGTGGCAAAGACAGGGGAGTAGTCACACTTCCCATCATGGGCAGAAATTCCAGACAGACCATCGGGAAAGTGAGAG TGGATTACCTGGTGATTCAGCCCATCCAGGGGCTGCAGTGTGACATGAGCTCCTCGTTCACCAGGTACTGGAAGAAAAGAAGTGCCCTGAAGGTGGGTCACAGAGGAGCAGGCAGCACGCACGCGGCGAA GCACCACAAAGTGAGAGAGAACACCATCGCTTCATTCACAAGTGCTTTTCAGCAT GGTGCAGCCTATGTAGAGTTTGATGTTCACCTCTCTAAGGACGCCGTTCCTATCGTGTACCATGATCTGACATGCTGCATCTCCACCAAGAAG AAAAATGACAAGACTTCACTGGAGCTCGTCGAGGTTCCAGTCAAAGACTTGACTTATGATCAGCTGCAGCTACTGAAG CTGGCCCACGTTACAGCAATGAAAGCAAATGATCACAAAG ATCTGCTGGACGATGAAGAGGAAATTGACGATCACCAACCATTCCCTTCACTCTCACAG ATCTTTCAGGCTGTTCCTGAGCGTGTGGGTTTTAACATAGAGCTCAAATGGATCTGCCAGTTAAAG GACGGGTCATGGGACGGCAACCTGTCATCCTACTTCAACATGAACACCTTCCTGGATGTTATCCTGTCGTGTGTTCTGCAGCGAGGTGGCAACAGACGCGTTGTCTTCTCCTGCTTTGACCCAGACATTTGCACCAT GGTGCGACACAAGCAGAACAAGTAccccatcctcttcctcactcagGGAATTTCAGACAGGTATCCTGAACTGATGGACATCCGCTGCCAGACCACTCAGATCGCCATAAGCTTCGCCCAGAGCGAGAACATCCTG GGAATCAGTGCCCACTCCGAGGAGCTGCTGAAGAACCTCACCCACATTCGTGACGCCCAGTCTAAAGGCCTGGTGCTTTTCAGCTGGGGAGACGACAACAACGACCACGAGACCAGAATTAAACTGAGGGAGCAGGGAATCGACGGGTTGATCTACGATAG CATCTGTGAGGAACAAGGAGAGCAGCCCAATATCTTCCAGGTAGAGGAGCAGCACTCCCTGCAGGAGGTCATCACAGAAGAGACCATGCagagctcctcctgctcctgctacTCCATCCcctgctcctccgctccctgcATCGCCTCCAAGACCCATAACGGCAGCACCGAGTCCGATTCTGGTCACAGCTCAATATAA
- the gpcpd1 gene encoding glycerophosphocholine phosphodiesterase GPCPD1 isoform X1: METTQLTLVVRGETSPGELFAVVGSCEALGCWSCEKAVILHPDSNDGNAWTTTVTVPQGVVTNYRYFKGFFLESKIADGPCQVIVNVWETHHHPRTMRPTASHQLIDGGQFGTINGVNCVDAGWLTCQTEIRLRLHHSKQPPVSITKKKFKKSRFRIKLALEGFEEDGEDEDEDEDTSSAASWNKMTTTLEISMISANGYRSRHSQPECGYALEPSQWTEYSIHTMDPDNLELTFEFFEEDMSHVVQGDDHPGHMGTACLLSSTLWESGKDRGVVTLPIMGRNSRQTIGKVRVDYLVIQPIQGLQCDMSSSFTRYWKKRSALKVGHRGAGSTHAAKHHKVRENTIASFTSAFQHGAAYVEFDVHLSKDAVPIVYHDLTCCISTKKKNDKTSLELVEVPVKDLTYDQLQLLKLAHVTAMKANDHKDLLDDEEEIDDHQPFPSLSQIFQAVPERVGFNIELKWICQLKDGSWDGNLSSYFNMNTFLDVILSCVLQRGGNRRVVFSCFDPDICTMVRHKQNKYPILFLTQGISDRYPELMDIRCQTTQIAISFAQSENILGISAHSEELLKNLTHIRDAQSKGLVLFSWGDDNNDHETRIKLREQGIDGLIYDSTTKLINMLLPITRCPVLQLHTVLLSCGQPEIQTVTKLAILFHELMSAFPVLHLFVQQYASVRNKESSPISSR, from the exons ATGGAGACCACTCAGCTGACTCTAGTTGTCAGAGGAGAAACATCCCCAG GTGAGTTGTTCGCTGTTGTCGGAAGCTGTGAGGCCCTGGGATGCTGGAGCTGTGAAAAAGCTGTCATCTTACATCCTGACAGTAATGACGG AAATGCATGGACCACAACGGTCACTGTACCTCAAGGAGTTGTTACCAACTACCGGTATTTCAAGGGCTTCTTCTTGGAGTCTAAG ATCGCAGATGGTCCCTGTCAAGTGATAGTCAATGTGTGGGAGACGCATCACCATCCCCGCACCATGAGACCCACAg CATCACACCAGCTTATTGATGGCGGTCAATTTGGAACTATCA ATGGGGTCAATTGTGTCGATGCTGGGTGGCTTACGTGCCAGACAGAGATTCGCCTGCGTCTGCACCATTCCAAGCAACCTCCGGTGTCCATCACCAAGAAGAAATTCAAGAAGTCTCGCTTCAG GATCAAACTAGCATTGGAGGGCTTTGAGGAGGATggggaagatgaagatgaagacgaaGATACGTCCAGTGCTGCTTCTTGGAACAAGATGACCACCACTCTGGAGATCAGTATGATCAGTGCCAATGGCTACAGGTCACGTCACTCGCAGCCTGAGTGTGGCTATGCCCTGGAGCCGTCCCAGTGGACCGAGTACAGTATCCACACCATGGACCCAGACAACCTAGAGCTCACCTTTGAGTTCTTTGAG GAGGATATGAGTCATGTTGTACAAGGGGATGATCATCCGGGACATATGGGCACagcctgcctcctctcctccactctctgGGAGAGTGGCAAAGACAGGGGAGTAGTCACACTTCCCATCATGGGCAGAAATTCCAGACAGACCATCGGGAAAGTGAGAG TGGATTACCTGGTGATTCAGCCCATCCAGGGGCTGCAGTGTGACATGAGCTCCTCGTTCACCAGGTACTGGAAGAAAAGAAGTGCCCTGAAGGTGGGTCACAGAGGAGCAGGCAGCACGCACGCGGCGAA GCACCACAAAGTGAGAGAGAACACCATCGCTTCATTCACAAGTGCTTTTCAGCAT GGTGCAGCCTATGTAGAGTTTGATGTTCACCTCTCTAAGGACGCCGTTCCTATCGTGTACCATGATCTGACATGCTGCATCTCCACCAAGAAG AAAAATGACAAGACTTCACTGGAGCTCGTCGAGGTTCCAGTCAAAGACTTGACTTATGATCAGCTGCAGCTACTGAAG CTGGCCCACGTTACAGCAATGAAAGCAAATGATCACAAAG ATCTGCTGGACGATGAAGAGGAAATTGACGATCACCAACCATTCCCTTCACTCTCACAG ATCTTTCAGGCTGTTCCTGAGCGTGTGGGTTTTAACATAGAGCTCAAATGGATCTGCCAGTTAAAG GACGGGTCATGGGACGGCAACCTGTCATCCTACTTCAACATGAACACCTTCCTGGATGTTATCCTGTCGTGTGTTCTGCAGCGAGGTGGCAACAGACGCGTTGTCTTCTCCTGCTTTGACCCAGACATTTGCACCAT GGTGCGACACAAGCAGAACAAGTAccccatcctcttcctcactcagGGAATTTCAGACAGGTATCCTGAACTGATGGACATCCGCTGCCAGACCACTCAGATCGCCATAAGCTTCGCCCAGAGCGAGAACATCCTG GGAATCAGTGCCCACTCCGAGGAGCTGCTGAAGAACCTCACCCACATTCGTGACGCCCAGTCTAAAGGCCTGGTGCTTTTCAGCTGGGGAGACGACAACAACGACCACGAGACCAGAATTAAACTGAGGGAGCAGGGAATCGACGGGTTGATCTACGATAG TACGACAAAGCTCATCAATATGCTTCTGCCTATTACCCGGTGTCCTGTTCTGCAACTACACACTGTGCTGTTGTCTTGTGGTCAGCCGGAAATCCAAACAGTCACTAAGCTGGCCATTCTTTTCCATGAATTAATGAGTGCGTTCCCAGTGCTGCACCTCTTCGTGCAACAGTACG CATCTGTGAGGAACAAGGAGAGCAGCCCAATATCTTCCAGGTAG